One segment of Halomonas sp. TD01 DNA contains the following:
- a CDS encoding sensor histidine kinase, with translation MTKHIAHLLLRRFQLLALILAAFILIALGWQGVRVQEALLTSNAAVHKHLETITLIQAFQTTLLDLETGERGYVITGQPAYLLPYQQARAKIEDKLNRLMQLTALTEINIGRLESFDVLVARRIQIAEDNIAVRESDGMEAAALRLLAAGGRQTMDHLRGHLNVLEQREREYLNTQTQKATRQAHQSRWLWGAGAAFVALLLMITSMSIISQWRHRQRIMTMQQTFVSTVSHELRTPLTVILGALDMLHSGIDGSLNNDAQRLVAVANSNGQRLKRLIDDILDIEKLESGQLTFQWQLVSLKSLVELAVAINQPYAANFGVSLIFGSSVLTPPFSNALAEPIEDSDLVEVDPERFAQVMANLISNACKHSPQGGDVQVNARRVDSRWFEVSVSDNGNGIPLQFQPRVFDRFAQADGSDRRRTGGTGLGLAITKALVEEMRGTIGFDSEPSKGSCFWFRLPIISNT, from the coding sequence TTGACAAAGCATATTGCCCACCTATTACTACGCCGCTTTCAGTTGCTTGCTCTGATATTGGCGGCTTTTATTTTAATAGCGTTGGGGTGGCAGGGCGTGCGTGTACAAGAAGCGCTTTTAACGTCCAATGCTGCTGTTCATAAACACCTTGAAACCATCACTCTGATCCAAGCGTTCCAAACAACGTTACTAGACCTAGAGACGGGTGAGCGTGGCTATGTAATTACTGGTCAGCCTGCCTATTTGCTGCCTTACCAGCAAGCTCGAGCAAAGATAGAAGATAAGCTCAACCGATTGATGCAGTTAACGGCATTGACTGAGATAAATATTGGGCGCTTGGAAAGTTTCGATGTTTTAGTGGCTCGTCGTATTCAGATTGCTGAGGATAACATTGCTGTGCGAGAAAGTGATGGTATGGAGGCAGCAGCATTGAGGTTGTTAGCGGCAGGCGGTAGACAGACGATGGATCATCTGCGTGGCCATCTCAATGTCCTTGAGCAGCGCGAGCGCGAGTACTTAAATACACAGACCCAGAAGGCTACCCGCCAAGCTCACCAATCGCGATGGCTGTGGGGGGCTGGAGCTGCCTTTGTGGCGCTGCTTTTAATGATTACTAGTATGTCTATTATCAGTCAGTGGCGTCATCGCCAGCGAATCATGACGATGCAACAGACATTCGTTTCTACAGTGAGCCATGAGTTACGTACGCCACTAACCGTGATTTTGGGCGCCTTAGATATGTTGCATAGTGGTATTGATGGTTCGCTAAATAATGATGCGCAGCGTTTGGTCGCCGTGGCGAACAGTAATGGTCAGCGCTTAAAGCGTTTAATTGATGATATCTTAGATATCGAAAAGCTTGAAAGCGGACAGCTGACCTTTCAATGGCAGTTAGTGTCACTTAAGTCATTAGTAGAACTGGCTGTGGCTATTAATCAGCCTTATGCAGCCAATTTTGGCGTTTCCTTGATTTTTGGCTCCTCGGTGTTAACCCCTCCTTTTAGCAACGCGTTGGCAGAGCCAATCGAGGATAGTGATCTCGTTGAAGTAGATCCAGAGCGGTTTGCCCAGGTAATGGCTAACCTGATTTCAAATGCGTGCAAACACTCTCCTCAAGGTGGGGATGTGCAAGTTAATGCAAGGCGAGTGGATAGCCGTTGGTTTGAAGTAAGCGTTAGCGATAATGGTAATGGCATTCCGCTGCAATTTCAGCCCCGCGTATTTGATCGTTTTGCCCAGGCAGATGGCTCAGATCGGCGACGTACAGGGGGGACTGGGCTAGGATTGGCAATTACTAAGGCCCTTGTAGAGGAGATGAGAGGAACCATTGGTTTTGACTCAGAGCCGTCCAAAGGAAGCTGTTTTTGGTTTCGGTTACCTATAATTAGCAATACTTAG
- a CDS encoding YaiO family outer membrane beta-barrel protein codes for MVHVDRANGKGNAASKRHLVLMVLALGIAPFVTADEGRTEIEVSQRYEHLDSGFSSWQAQRFDAQHHTAEGVTWYGTVLRERRYGSWDEGIEAGTAVPIGQNWFVQPEVGRSFDADFLPNWYADLRIQRLFPDGWLGNASIRRTQYEDSQVDRLALGVERYWGSWRGAYTLNISDVEGASTPVGHAVALERYYNDTSFIGLRANAGREEEGLPNGNVLTSSVSGLGVRGRHWLDANWAIAWDLGWLSQGDIYNRYGVQVGVRRAF; via the coding sequence ATGGTTCACGTTGATCGTGCTAATGGTAAAGGAAATGCGGCAAGCAAGCGGCATCTAGTACTAATGGTCCTAGCCTTGGGTATTGCCCCCTTTGTGACGGCCGATGAAGGCCGGACTGAAATTGAAGTATCGCAGCGTTATGAGCACCTAGACAGCGGATTCTCCTCCTGGCAGGCCCAGCGCTTTGATGCCCAGCATCACACTGCTGAGGGGGTAACGTGGTATGGCACTGTGCTGCGGGAGCGTCGTTATGGAAGTTGGGATGAAGGCATTGAAGCAGGTACTGCTGTACCAATAGGACAGAACTGGTTTGTACAGCCAGAAGTAGGTAGATCGTTTGACGCTGATTTTCTGCCTAACTGGTACGCTGACCTTCGCATACAGCGCTTATTTCCTGATGGATGGTTGGGTAACGCTAGTATACGCCGTACGCAATATGAGGACTCCCAGGTTGACCGTTTAGCACTAGGGGTTGAGCGCTATTGGGGAAGTTGGCGTGGCGCTTATACCTTGAACATTAGTGATGTTGAGGGGGCAAGTACGCCAGTTGGGCACGCAGTGGCACTTGAACGCTACTATAACGACACAAGCTTTATTGGCCTTCGTGCCAACGCCGGGCGTGAGGAAGAGGGGCTGCCGAATGGCAATGTATTAACTAGTTCCGTTTCAGGACTAGGAGTGCGTGGCAGGCATTGGCTAGATGCGAACTGGGCCATTGCCTGGGATCTCGGCTGGCTCAGCCAGGGGGATATTTATAACCGCTATGGTGTTCAGGTGGGCGTACGCCGTGCTTTCTGA
- a CDS encoding response regulator has product MPSATATILMVEDEEDIAFLLRFILERNGYQVEHAEDGKQALERIAIGTNNSQVPDLVLLDIMLPYHDGLEVLARLRALPAWEDVPVLMLTAKAREADIVRALELGADDYVTKPFQPDELLARLRRFLRKR; this is encoded by the coding sequence ATGCCATCAGCGACTGCCACCATTTTAATGGTCGAGGATGAAGAGGATATCGCTTTTCTATTGCGCTTTATATTGGAGCGGAACGGCTACCAAGTAGAGCATGCCGAGGATGGCAAGCAAGCGCTAGAACGAATTGCCATTGGGACGAACAATAGCCAAGTGCCCGATCTTGTTCTGCTAGATATTATGCTCCCTTACCATGATGGTTTAGAAGTGCTTGCTCGATTGCGTGCGTTACCTGCGTGGGAGGATGTGCCCGTATTAATGCTAACCGCCAAGGCACGGGAAGCGGACATTGTCCGTGCGCTGGAGTTGGGAGCGGACGACTATGTCACTAAGCCGTTCCAACCAGATGAGCTATTGGCGCGCTTACGCCGTTTTTTGCGTAAACGTTAA